GACCGTCTAGAAGGATTAAAAGAAAATATTATGTTAGGACACTTAATTCCAGCAGGTACAGGATTAAAAGATCCAAAAGATATTATCCTTGCCGGAATTCAAGCAAAAGCCGAAGAATATTAGAAATAAAAAAGATTATCCACTGGATATTCTTTTTTTATTTATATAATATATTGATTAGTATTAATTAGACTTAATATTATTTTTATTTGAAACCATTTTAAAAAGTGCTGAAAATGATTGTATTATTTCATATAAATAATATCCATTTTTATAAGTTTTTTCCATTAAGTTATTTAAACATTTTTTTTCTATAATTTTAATAGTAGCTAATAAGGCATAAAGGAAAGCATTTTCACTAACTGTATCTATTTCTAAAAAATTAATTTCTATTGTATTTTTATCAAATCATGTCTTAGAAAAAGCTTCGTAGGCTTTTAAGAATAAATTAAAATTACTTTTTATTCCAGCTTTTTTACCAAGGTTTTTACTTTTTTTAATGATATATTTTTTATTATTTTTTAGTAATAAAATTATTTGATTATTAAAGTTTCATTTATTTAAAAATTCATTATCATTAATTTGCATAATTATATTATTAGTTGGTATATCAAAATTAATTATTTCATTAAATCATTTTAAATTAGAATCATTTTTATGATTTTCATAGTCAAAAAAATTTTTATATGGTTTAGGATTTTTATTTTGACTATATTTTTCGGTAAAAAAATATGAATATTTCTCAATTTCTTTATAAAGCCAATAAATATGATTAATTATAATTTTAATTTCTTTATCTTTTTTATTTATGTATCATATATTTCATAATTTAATGTATTTAATCAATAATGGGATTAAACATATTAAAAGTGTAATTATAACTGCTGATAATGTCCCAATGGCTGTTAACATTTCTCAGTCTATTTTATTTGTATTTTTTATATAAAATTTCATGACTAATGCACCTTCCTACACAATTTATTATACTTATCAAAATGTAAAAAAAACAAATTATTTCTTAAAATTTTGTGCAAAATATATTTGTAATATAATATGCTAAATTTAAAATAAAAATAAATTTTAAGTAAACTTTTAAGTTTTTCTAATAATTTTTAAAAATATAAACTTATATAAAATAAATTTAAAATTTTGCAATAGGAAAAAGTAAGAAAATTCATAGATTGGAAATAATTATGAGAATTAATTTGTATCAGCATACTCGTGCTATAAAAAATGGAGAACATATAACTCGTAATTTAGACATTATGGATAAAACAAAAGTTGATTTATTTATATCTAATCTAGAAAATTGAGATGTTGGAATAGTATTTATAACTAATCATAATTTGTTTGATTTAAATCAATTTAATTTTTTTGAAGATCAATTGAATGAAAAAAATATTTTATTATTACCAGGTATTGAAATTAATATTAAAGATAATGAAAATAATATTCATAATATGAATATTCTAGAATTAATGAAATATCAAAAACTGGAAAAATGGTTATAATTTTTACTACAATGCAAATCTTGGAGTTAGAACTTGGTCATATTTAGTAATTTATAGAGAATTGGCAAAAAATGGGGCAGAAAATAATACATATTTAGGCAGTGCATTTTAAAAAATTTTGAGAATATGGATAACCCTATACATGAGAAGAAATATCAGAAGATATTCTTGAAGGTGGAAAAGAAGCATTTGATTAAAAGTCTTAAGTTTATTGAAATTATAGTTTTGAATAATTTTAGTAATATAATTGGCTTATTAAAATTAATAATTTTTTTAGATAATGTAAAATATGATTTTAAATTTAAGTTTTAATATATAAATAAATTAATTCCAAAAAATAGAATTTGTAAAATTAAATAGAGATAAATATCCAAATTAAGGAACATAATTAAAATATAGTAAAATTTTAAAATTAATTATTTTAGTTAATGTTTAATATGCATTTTTCGCTATTATAATTTTTAGAAGATTTATTATTTTATTAGTTAGCAAATTTAATTTTTGCTAACTAATAAAATAATATTTGAAATTTGTAAAGGAGATTTATGAGAAAAAAAATTAAAATTAGAATTATTTTCTACTTATTTTTAGTATTAATTTTACTTTTATTAAATTTTATAAATTTAAATAATAGATATAATAATACAGAAGATAAAAAAATAAGTTTAAATTCAAAAAATTTAAATTTGTTTTTTAAAAATAATATATTTAATTACAAAAATGGCTTTTTTTTAAAAATTTATTAGATAATGAGGATTTAAATAATTTAGAAATAAAAAATAATTTTTTATATAATTCTCATTATTTAATTGATATATTAATTTATAAATTAATTATAAAAAAAATACAAAGCAATTTTTATTTTAATTTAGATGATTATTTTATTAAAATAAAGTCTCACAATTTGTTTGGGGGAGTTGGGAGTCCCATTTTTAATAAATATTATAGAATAAAATTTAGTTTTTCTATTTTTAAAAAACAAAATAATAATTTAGTATATAAAAACAAAAATCTAATACTAAATTTTATGGAAACTTATTTATTTAATAAAAATGATTGGATTAATTATTTTATTGATTATCAAATTAATTTTAATTTAAGTAAAAATAATAAATTTAATTATTTTAGAGAAATATTAGAAGATGATTTAACGCAGGAAAATAAGCAAGACTATATTTTGGATAATTTAGAAAATATTAAAGAAAATTTATCTAATTATTTAACAAATCTATATTCAAATAATATGTTAAATAATAAAAAATATTGATTATATAATGATTATAAAATTAAAGTAAGAGTTGAATACTATAAATACTTAGGAGTAGAAACATGTAAAAAAAATTTAATAAATTTCTTTAAAGAATTTTTATCTTTAACTTTTTCTTTTACTGATAATCTAAATATAAATGTTAAAATAGATTTAATTTTTTTAATAAAACTAATTTAATTTATAGTTTATTTTTAGATGTCTCTATTATAAATAATATTAATTATTTAGACAAATAATACAAGGAAAAATATCAACTTAAAAAATAGAATATATTTTTTGGAATTATGGCAAAGATATAAAAAATAATATATACTTAATAAAAATACTAAAAATAAATTGTAAAATAATGGTAAGGAGAAGGTATGAGTAATAAATATACAGTTTTGGAATTATTTGCTGGAGCTGGTGGATTAGCACTTGGTTTAGAAAAAGCTGGTTTTAATACATTGGGTTTAATAGAAGTTGATAAGTGAGCAGTTGAAACTCTTAAAAATAATAGACCAGAGTGAAATATTATTCATGATGATATTATAAATATAGTTAATCAAGGTATTAAAAATTTTGTAAATACTAATGTAGATGTTGTATCAGGAGGTTTTCCTTGTCAATCTTTTAGTTATGCTGGGAAAAGGCTAGGTTTAGAAGACACTAGAGGTACTATGTTTTATTATTATGCAGAAATTGTTAAAGAATTACAACCTAAGATTTTTTTAGTAGAAAATGTAAAAGGATTAGTTAATCATGATTTTGGAAAAACATTTAAAACAATTTTAAATGTTTTTGAAGATTTAAATTACAAATTATATTGAAAAGTATTAAATGCATGAGATTATAATGTAGCACAAAAAAGAGAACGTTTGGTTTTGATAGGAATTCGAAAAGACTTTTCGAATAAAGAATTTCTTTTTCCGAATCCAATAGCTCCAAAATTAGTTCTTAAGGATGTTCTAAAAAAAGTTCCTAATTCAGTTGGTGCTGAATACCCAAAAAGAAAAAAAGAAATTTTAAGTTTAGTTCCACCTGGTGGTTGTTGACGTGATCTTCCAGATGATTTAGCTCAAGAATATATGGGAAAAAGTTATTTTTTGGGTGGTGGCAGAACAGGAATGGCAAGAAGAATCTCCTGAAATGAACCGTCTTTGACATTAACTTGTTCTCCTGCACAAAAGCAAACAGAAAGATGCCATCCTGATGAAACTAGGCCATTTACAACAAGAGAATATGCAAGAATTCAGTCATTTCCAGATAATTGAATATTTGCAGGAAGTATTAATAATATATATAAGCAAATTGGCAATGCTGTGCCTGTTGAACTTGCAAAAAATATAGGAATTTCTATAATTAATTATATCAACAATGTTAATAAGGAGAAAAAATAATGGAAAGATACGAATTAAATTTTATTTCACAAAGTAATTTAGAAAAACATATAAGGAATACTATTTTAAAATATAGTGAATCTATTAATGGTATAAATTTGAAACAATTTAATTCTAATATTGTTGATCCAATTAAAATGTTATTTGATTCTTTAGTTTTTAAAAAAGATATTGAGGATATTATTGAAAGTGAAATAATTCGTCAAAAAGATAAAAGTAATAATAATATTATAGGTTATTTTCATCAAAATCTATTTAAATATATAAATAATTCTGATTGAATAGTTCCAAAAACAGGATTTGATATTGAAAATATTAATAATAAAATTTTTGTTGAAATGAAAAATAAACATAATACGATGAATGCGTCGTCATCTCAAAAAACATATATTAATATGTTAAACAAAATTGCCAATGACTCGGAAGCAAAGTGTTTTTTAGTTGAAATTATTGCCAAAAAAAGTCAAAACATTATATGAGAATTAAGTTTAGATGGAAAGAAAAATTGTAATGAAAGAATAAAAAGAATTTCAATAGATAAATTTTATGAAATAGTTACAGGTGATAAATTAGCATTTTATAAATTATGTAATACACTAAAATGGTTAATAAAAAAGGTTATTGATGAAATGCCTGAATTTAATAAAACAAAAGAAGATACAGTTATTATTGAATTAAAAAATATGGCACAAAATAATTTAATGAACTCTTTATTTTTTCTTGCATTTAATACTTATTATGGATGAAAAGAGGAAGACTATTTAACAGATAATTATAAGATAAGTTAAAAATTATATAAATTTTTTTCAAGAAATATATAGTATTATTTTAAAACTAATTAAAAAATAATGAAAAAGTAAATCAAAGTTACTTCCTTAATATTATGTAAGAGTACAAATCTATTTTTTTAATCCTATTAAATTTACTCCAAATAATTTAGGGCAACTTTTTTGATTGGAATTTTATGAGGAAAAATGAAATTAAAGAAATTGAACTATTAGAAGCATATATGTTAAATGATAAACAATTTATTAAATATTAGTTTTAGTGAACATTTAATAATTTTGAAATTATTAAATATATTGAAATTAATTTTGAAAAAATTAGTAAAAATTTAATAACTTTTAAAATAATTAGAACGGAGGAAGACATAATTTTGAAGATTTTAATGAATTATTTTTATATTTTAAAATTTGAATCAGCATTGAAAAGATAAAAAAACATAACATAGAATTGAAAGAAATATCAGATTATATTAAATAATTTAAATCATAAAATTAATTGACTAAATCTCTATTTTTCTGTATTATTATATACGGATTGTATTGTTTGATACACTCGGATATGTGAAAGGAGACAAGAAGATGCCAACAATTAACCAATTAGTTAGAAAACCTCGTAAAGATAAAGTTTGAAAAACAAAAGCACCAGCTTTAAATCGTGGTTTAAACTCTTTACAGAAAAAAGTAACAAATGTAACATCACCACAAAAACGTGGGGTATGTACTCGTGTTGCCACAATGACACCGAAAAAACCTAACTCAGCGTTACGTAAATATGCCCGTGTTCGTTTAACAAACGGAATGGAAGTTACTGCGTATATTCCTGGTGAAGGACATAACTTACAAGAACATAGTGTGGTTTTAATTCGTGGAGGAAGGGTTAAAGACTTACCAGGGGTACGTTACCACATTATTCGTGGGACATTAGATACGGCTGGAGTTAATAACCGTAAACAAAGCCGTTCATTATATGGAACTAAAAAACCAAAAGCTGCTAAAGCTTAATTAAAATAAATAAAAACAATAGAAGATTATTACGAAAGGAGGCAAAATAAATGCGTAAACGTCAAGCTGAAAAAAGAGATGTACTTCCAGATCCAGTGTATAATTCAAAATTAGTAACACGTGTCGTTAATAAATTAATGATTGATGGGAAAAGAGGAGTTGCTCAAACAATTTTATATGGAGCGTTTGAAATTATTAAAGAAAAAACTAATACTGAACCATTAGAAATCTTTAACAAAGCAATTGCAAACATTACTCCACACTTAGAATTAAAAGTTAGAAGAATTGGGGGAGCTAATTACCAAGTTCCAATTGAAGTTAATGAAGAACGTAAAGTAGCATTAAGTTTACGTTGATTAATTAACTATGCTCGTTTAAGAAATGAAAAAAGCATGGTTGATAAATTAGCCCATGAAATTATTGATGCATCAAATGGAATTGGTGGATCAGTGAAGAAAAAAGATGATACCCATAAAATGGCGGAAGCTAATAAAGCTTTTGCTCATTACCGTTGATAAGAATTAATAGAAAGGAAAAACAGAAAAATGGCAAGAGAATATTCTCTAGAGAATACAAGAAACTTTGGAATTATGGCCCATATTGATGCTGGTAAAACAACAACAACTGAGCGTATTTTATTCCATACAGGGAAAATTCATAAACTTGGTGAAACTCATGATGGGGCGAGCCAAATGGACTGAATGGCCCAAGAACAAGAAAGAGGGATTACAATTACCTCTGCGGCAACAACTGCCTTCTGGCATAATGTTCGTTTAAATATTATTGATACTCCAGGTCACGTTGATTTTACAGTTGAAGTAGAACGTTCATTACGTGTTTTAGATGGGGCGGTGGCTGTATTAGATGGTCAATCAGGGGTTGAACCACAAACTGAAACAGTTTGACGTCAAGCATCAACTTACCATGTTCCAAGAATTGTTTTTGTTAACAAAATGGACAAAATTGGTGCTGACTTCTTATACTCAGTAAAAACAATTCATGAACGTTTACAAGGAAACGCCCACCCAGTACAAATTCCAATTGGAGCAGAAGATCAATTTTCAGGAATTATTGATATTATTGAACGTAAAGCTTACCACTATGATGGATCAGCCAACGAAGAAGCCCAAGAAATCGAAATTCCAGCAGACTTAAAAGATTTAGTTGAAGAATACCGTGTTAAATTAATTGAAGCGGCAATGAACTTTGACGAAGAATTAATGATTAAATACTTAGACGGACAAGAAATTAGTGTTCCCGAAATTAAAGCGGCAATTAGAACAGCAACAATTTCCGGGCAATTCTTCCCAGTCTTTTGTGGAAGCGCTTTTAAAAACAAAGGGGTTAAATTAATGTTAGATGGCGTGATTGATTACTTACCTTCACCCGTTGATATTCCAGCGATTAAAGGAACTTTAGAAGACGGAACCGAAGTAGAACGTCATTCAGACGATTCAGAACCATTCTCAGCATTAGCATTTAAAATTATGACCGATCCATTTGTTGGAAAATTAACATTCTTCCGTGTTTATTCAGGAATCTTGAAAAAAGGAAGTGCTGTTTTAAACTCAACAAAAGGAAAAACTGAAAGAATTGGTCGTTTATTAAAAATGCATGCTAATAACCGTGAGGAAATTGAAGAAGTTTACGCGGGAGATATTGCTGCTGCTGTTGGGTTAAAATTAACAACAACAGGAGATACTTTATGTGATGAAAAAAATGAAGTTATCTTAGAATCAATGGTCTTCCCAGAACCAGTTATTAGTTTAGCGTTAGAACCAAAAACAAAAGCTGACCAAGAAAAAATGAGTTTAGCGTTATCAAAATTAGCGGAAGAAGACCCAACTTTTAGAACATGAACAGACGAAGAAACGGGACAAACAATCATTGCCGGAATGGGTGAGTTACACTTAGATATTCTAGTTGATCGGATGAAACGTGAATTTAAAGTTGAAACTAATGTTGGAGCACCACAAGTTTCATACCGTGAAACATTCAAAGATAGTGCTGATGTTGAAGGTAAATACATTAAACAATCAGGGGGACGTGGACAATACGGACACGTTTGAATTAAATTTGAACCAAACCATGATAAAGGGTTTGAGTTTGTTGACGGAATTGTTGGAGGGAAAATCCCTCGTGAATTTATTGGATCAGTTAAAAAAGGAATCGAAGATTCAATGCTGACTGGTAAATTAGCCGGGTATCCAATGATTGATATTAAAGCAACATTATATGATGGGTCATACCATGATGTCGATTCATCACAAATGGCCTATGAATTTGCGGCTAGTTTAGCGTTAAAAGAAGCGGCTAAAAAAGCAAAAGCAGTTATTTTAGAGCCAATTATGGCTGTTGAAGTAATTGTTCCGGAAGAATATTATGGGGATGTAATGGGGAACTTATCATCACGTCGTGGTCAAATCGAAGGAAATGACCAACGGGGAAATGCTCAAGTTGTTAAAGCCAAAGTACCATTATCAGAAATGTTTGGATACGCAACTGACTTACGAAGCTTTACTCAAGGTCGTGGAACATATACAATGATTTTCTCACATTACCAAGATGCGCCAAAATCAATTACTGAAGAAATTATTAAAAAAGCCGGAAAATCAGAATAATTTGATTTTCTGTTGCTGATAATGGTTTAATCTACCATTTTTACAAAAAAGATTGCAAAGTAAAACAAATTAATTTAAAATAACTATGACATTTGTCTATAACTATAGGAGGAAAAATTAAATGGCAAAGCAAAAATTTGATAGAAGTTTACCACACGTAAACATCGGAACAATTGGTCACGTTGACCACGGTAAAACAACTTTAACTGCTGCTATTACAACAGTATTAGCTAAAAAAGGTTTCGCTGAAGCAACAGGATATGACAATATTGATAAAGCACCTGAAGAAAGAGAACGTGGAATTACAATTAATACATCACACGTTGAATACCGTACAGAAAACCGTCACTATGCACATGTTGACTGTCCAGGTCACGCCGATTATGTTAAAAACATGATTACAGGAGCAGCCCAAATGGATGGAGCAATTTTAGTTGTTGCTGCAACAGATGGACCAATGCCACAAACAAGAGAACACATTTTATTATCAAGACAAGTCGGAGTACCAAAAATGGTAGTTTTCTTAAACAAATGTGACATGGTTGATGATGAAGAAATGATTGACTTAGTTGAAATGGAAGTTAGAGACTTATTAAGTGAATATGGCTTTGATGGAGAAAACACACCAGTTATTAGAGGATCAGCTTTAAAAGCTCTTGAAGGGGATCCAAAATGAGAAGAAAAAATCATTGAATTAATGGCAGCAGTTGACTCATGAATTCCAGAACCAGTAAGAGATACAGAAAAACCATTCATGATGCCAGTTGAAGACGTTTTCACAATTACAGGACGTGGAACAGTTGCAACAGGGCGTGTTGAACGTGGAATTGTAAAAATTAACGAAGAAGTTGAAATTATTGGATTCACAGAAGAAACTAGAAAAGTTGTTGCAACAGGTTTAGAAATGTTTAGAAAATTATTAGACGAAGCTAAAGCTGGAGATAACGTTGGAGTCTTATTACGTGGAGTTGACCGTGAGCAAATTCAACGTGGACAAGTATTGGCAAAGCCAGGAACTGTTAAACCACATACAGAATTTAAAACACAAGTTTATGTTTTAAGTAAAGAAGAAGGAGGACGTCATACACCATTCTTTGGAAACTATCGTCCACAATTCTACTTCCGTACAACTGACGTTACTGGATCAATTACATTACCTACTGGAGTAGAAATGGTTATGCCAGCTGATAATGTTGAAATGACTGTTAACTTAATTGCCCCAGTTGCGATTGAAGAAGGAACAAAATTCTCAATTCGTGAAGGTGGACGTACAATCGGAGCCGGAACAGTTACATCAATTATTAAATAATTATTATCAAACAAACAATAAAACAACCTTCATGGTTGTTTTTCTTTTGTTTTTCTCTTGCTTATTTGGAAATTATTTATATAATTATTTATGTAGTGAAAAATCACAATGAGGAGGAACAACAATGGCATATAATCCAACCCCAAAAAATGAAGAAGTTGTGGCAAAAGCATCAGGCTTAGGAAAGTTTTTTGTTTATATTTGGTTTATTTTAATTTTTCCAATTTTCTTTTATATTGGGACAAGAAATAATTTAATTCGTCAAAAAGAACGAATTGAAGAAACAGCATCAGGGATTGATGTGCAATTAAAACGTCGTGTTGATATGTTAACAAAATTAATTGATTCAACAAAACAATATATGAAATATGAAAAAGATACTTTAGAAGGGGTAATTGCCTTACGAACACAAGCAAACAATCTAAAAGTGCAAGACTTTGAAAAAGTTAACAGTAAAGTAAATGAACAATTAGGGAAAATTAATGTGACTTTAGAAAACTACCCAGATTTAAAAGCAAGTAACAATGTGATTGAATTGCAAAAAGGGATTCGTGATTGTGAAGACAACATTGCCGCTGCTCGTCGTTTTTATAATTCAGCTGCTCGTGAATTTAATGGAAAAATTAAAACATGACCATCAAATGTTGCGGCAAGTGCTTTAAAGTTACATTCATTTTTATATTTTGAAGCAACTATTGAAGAACGCCAAGATGTTAAAGTTAATTTATTTTAAAAAATAGGAAGACAAGCTCCTATTTTTTCTTGAGAGAAAGGTTTTAGTAACATGGTAGAAAATATTACTTGAAACTGAGAACAAACGGTTTATGAAGACTTATCAAACACAATGGGGGATAATGCCAACCAAGATTTAAAGGAACTAAATAGTAAAGTTAATAAGTTGAGAATTAAAAATAGAACATTTTCTCTTGTCATTGTCGCATTAGGAATGCAAGTTGTAATTACTGGTTTTGTATTGTACTTTTTGGTACCTAATATTTTAAAAAATGAATGGTGAGTCTGACCTATTATTGGATATTTTGTATTAGTTACCGTACCATTTATATATTTGATAGTACAAAATTTTATAATAAACAAACAAATTCGTAAACTGGATTTTATTTTAGGACCAGCCATGAAACAAACAAAAGAAATAGATTATGAAAAATTATATCGTAAAGCATTGGAAGAAATGACTAATAATAAATATCATTTAATTGGTCTTTCCCAAAAGTTTCATATTCAATCAACTATTGATTTACCAAAAAATAGTTATGCAAGTAATCATAATGTTTTAAACATATATGAAAAAGACACAGATTTTATTTATTCTTTAGGTACTATTAGTCTTGGTCAGACCGTTAAAAACATTGTTGAATATTCCCCGGTAACTTATTTTAATGTTAAGGTAAAAAAATCTTATGATTATTATGGTTCAATTATTTTAAAAAATACAGAATATAAAAATTTAATAAATGATAACACAGTGTTAGAATCAAATAAATTTGAAGAATTATTTATAGTTAATTCAAGTAATCAAATTGGGGTTCGAAAACTATTAACGCCAAAAGTAATTAGTAATTTAGTTAAACAAATTAATCGCAAAAACTTACCAGTAATTGGGGTAAAAGATGATGTTATTACGTTTGCTTTTGACCAAAAGGATTCGGAATATAACCAAAATAAAATTTTAGATGACAGTGAAATTGAGAAAGACAATTTTTATAAATCATTATGTCAAAAAATTACTAAAGATATTAATTCATTCCTTGAAGCCCTTTATTGAGTTGATGTATTAGGGTTAAAATAAGAAAAAAATAAAATATAGGAGGAAACATGAGTTTAAATAATAATAACTGACAAGAACAAGTCCAAACTGATATTAAAAAAATCATCAACCAGTATGATCCAGCGAAACTTGCGAATATCCAAAAAATTGCGAAAAAGAAAAAAATGGGAACCTTAATGTTTATTTTTTCCTTGTTGGCAACAATTGGGTTTGGGATTGGAATTTATATGACATTGGAAAGCTCAATAGTATTAATAGTCATGATTATTTGCTTTTTAATTTGTGCAGGTTTTTTAATATGAGCGCTAACAATTTTTGGGCAGTATCGAAAAGTTGTTAGATGAATTAGCGAAGTAATGGGACAAGTTAACTATAAAGAATATTATCATGCTGCGTTACAAGAAAATAGTAATCAAGATTTGCAATTAATTGATTTAACCCAAAGTTTTAAAACATCACCTTTTAAATTTTTACCTAGTGGTAAAACAAAAGTTGATAATGTTTTAATCATTTTTTCTGAACAGCAACAAAATTATTATTGCTATGGGACAATTACTCAACAAATTAAACAAACAACTCGTGATTCAAAAGGGCGAACAACGACACATTACTATTATTATCGTTTCCCTTTTTTAACAGCGCAATTAAATCGTGATTTAGAAGTTAATGCAGTAATTCAACGCTCAAAAGGGATTTTAAAAATCTTTCAAGGGGATAATACAACATTAGAATCAGATCAATTTGAAAAACTTTATGCTGTAAATGCTAATAATCAA
The Spiroplasma chrysopicola DF-1 genome window above contains:
- a CDS encoding DNA cytosine methyltransferase, with product MSNKYTVLELFAGAGGLALGLEKAGFNTLGLIEVDKWAVETLKNNRPEWNIIHDDIINIVNQGIKNFVNTNVDVVSGGFPCQSFSYAGKRLGLEDTRGTMFYYYAEIVKELQPKIFLVENVKGLVNHDFGKTFKTILNVFEDLNYKLYWKVLNAWDYNVAQKRERLVLIGIRKDFSNKEFLFPNPIAPKLVLKDVLKKVPNSVGAEYPKRKKEILSLVPPGGCWRDLPDDLAQEYMGKSYFLGGGRTGMARRISWNEPSLTLTCSPAQKQTERCHPDETRPFTTREYARIQSFPDNWIFAGSINNIYKQIGNAVPVELAKNIGISIINYINNVNKEKK
- a CDS encoding Eco47II family restriction endonuclease, producing the protein MERYELNFISQSNLEKHIRNTILKYSESINGINLKQFNSNIVDPIKMLFDSLVFKKDIEDIIESEIIRQKDKSNNNIIGYFHQNLFKYINNSDWIVPKTGFDIENINNKIFVEMKNKHNTMNASSSQKTYINMLNKIANDSEAKCFLVEIIAKKSQNIIWELSLDGKKNCNERIKRISIDKFYEIVTGDKLAFYKLCNTLKWLIKKVIDEMPEFNKTKEDTVIIELKNMAQNNLMNSLFFLAFNTYYGWKEEDYLTDNYKIS
- the rpsL gene encoding 30S ribosomal protein S12 — encoded protein: MPTINQLVRKPRKDKVWKTKAPALNRGLNSLQKKVTNVTSPQKRGVCTRVATMTPKKPNSALRKYARVRLTNGMEVTAYIPGEGHNLQEHSVVLIRGGRVKDLPGVRYHIIRGTLDTAGVNNRKQSRSLYGTKKPKAAKA
- the rpsG gene encoding 30S ribosomal protein S7; this encodes MRKRQAEKRDVLPDPVYNSKLVTRVVNKLMIDGKRGVAQTILYGAFEIIKEKTNTEPLEIFNKAIANITPHLELKVRRIGGANYQVPIEVNEERKVALSLRWLINYARLRNEKSMVDKLAHEIIDASNGIGGSVKKKDDTHKMAEANKAFAHYRW
- the fusA gene encoding elongation factor G; protein product: MAREYSLENTRNFGIMAHIDAGKTTTTERILFHTGKIHKLGETHDGASQMDWMAQEQERGITITSAATTAFWHNVRLNIIDTPGHVDFTVEVERSLRVLDGAVAVLDGQSGVEPQTETVWRQASTYHVPRIVFVNKMDKIGADFLYSVKTIHERLQGNAHPVQIPIGAEDQFSGIIDIIERKAYHYDGSANEEAQEIEIPADLKDLVEEYRVKLIEAAMNFDEELMIKYLDGQEISVPEIKAAIRTATISGQFFPVFCGSAFKNKGVKLMLDGVIDYLPSPVDIPAIKGTLEDGTEVERHSDDSEPFSALAFKIMTDPFVGKLTFFRVYSGILKKGSAVLNSTKGKTERIGRLLKMHANNREEIEEVYAGDIAAAVGLKLTTTGDTLCDEKNEVILESMVFPEPVISLALEPKTKADQEKMSLALSKLAEEDPTFRTWTDEETGQTIIAGMGELHLDILVDRMKREFKVETNVGAPQVSYRETFKDSADVEGKYIKQSGGRGQYGHVWIKFEPNHDKGFEFVDGIVGGKIPREFIGSVKKGIEDSMLTGKLAGYPMIDIKATLYDGSYHDVDSSQMAYEFAASLALKEAAKKAKAVILEPIMAVEVIVPEEYYGDVMGNLSSRRGQIEGNDQRGNAQVVKAKVPLSEMFGYATDLRSFTQGRGTYTMIFSHYQDAPKSITEEIIKKAGKSE
- the tuf gene encoding elongation factor Tu, with product MAKQKFDRSLPHVNIGTIGHVDHGKTTLTAAITTVLAKKGFAEATGYDNIDKAPEERERGITINTSHVEYRTENRHYAHVDCPGHADYVKNMITGAAQMDGAILVVAATDGPMPQTREHILLSRQVGVPKMVVFLNKCDMVDDEEMIDLVEMEVRDLLSEYGFDGENTPVIRGSALKALEGDPKWEEKIIELMAAVDSWIPEPVRDTEKPFMMPVEDVFTITGRGTVATGRVERGIVKINEEVEIIGFTEETRKVVATGLEMFRKLLDEAKAGDNVGVLLRGVDREQIQRGQVLAKPGTVKPHTEFKTQVYVLSKEEGGRHTPFFGNYRPQFYFRTTDVTGSITLPTGVEMVMPADNVEMTVNLIAPVAIEEGTKFSIREGGRTIGAGTVTSIIK
- a CDS encoding LemA family protein; the protein is MAYNPTPKNEEVVAKASGLGKFFVYIWFILIFPIFFYIGTRNNLIRQKERIEETASGIDVQLKRRVDMLTKLIDSTKQYMKYEKDTLEGVIALRTQANNLKVQDFEKVNSKVNEQLGKINVTLENYPDLKASNNVIELQKGIRDCEDNIAAARRFYNSAAREFNGKIKTWPSNVAASALKLHSFLYFEATIEERQDVKVNLF
- a CDS encoding DUF3137 domain-containing protein gives rise to the protein MVENITWNWEQTVYEDLSNTMGDNANQDLKELNSKVNKLRIKNRTFSLVIVALGMQVVITGFVLYFLVPNILKNEWWVWPIIGYFVLVTVPFIYLIVQNFIINKQIRKLDFILGPAMKQTKEIDYEKLYRKALEEMTNNKYHLIGLSQKFHIQSTIDLPKNSYASNHNVLNIYEKDTDFIYSLGTISLGQTVKNIVEYSPVTYFNVKVKKSYDYYGSIILKNTEYKNLINDNTVLESNKFEELFIVNSSNQIGVRKLLTPKVISNLVKQINRKNLPVIGVKDDVITFAFDQKDSEYNQNKILDDSEIEKDNFYKSLCQKITKDINSFLEALYWVDVLGLK
- a CDS encoding DUF3137 domain-containing protein, with product MSLNNNNWQEQVQTDIKKIINQYDPAKLANIQKIAKKKKMGTLMFIFSLLATIGFGIGIYMTLESSIVLIVMIICFLICAGFLIWALTIFGQYRKVVRWISEVMGQVNYKEYYHAALQENSNQDLQLIDLTQSFKTSPFKFLPSGKTKVDNVLIIFSEQQQNYYCYGTITQQIKQTTRDSKGRTTTHYYYYRFPFLTAQLNRDLEVNAVIQRSKGILKIFQGDNTTLESDQFEKLYAVNANNQITIRKLLTPKVMVNLIDNADRGVPKVAINNNLLTLSFSSFSVSGWSDPKGMIWGDIFNAPNTITEDICKEITTNLNEFFPRLDWLKVYDLI